The genomic stretch tggtatcaTTCCCATGGTCTTCTGCGGGCCCTAATTTGTTATGAGTCCAAGCGAATTGAACCCCTTTGCGCCATGGTAACTACGCCATTATAAGTCCCCTAATaatcgtgggcccgggttcattgagccTCTTCACAGAGTGTACTAAAGAAATAAGCGAAACGGTTTGTCCCAGCTCGAGTCTTGTACTTGTTCACTTGTTTCTCTTCTCTTTCAGTAAGTACCATGAAACTGTCGCTTACTATTGATTCCTATGAACCCAAATGTTTGAAATGTGTATTCACTGACAAGGTCACGGTGTCGGCATCTTTGACATTTAACGATACGATCAAAGATTTTCCAGACAATATTTTTGTAGAATTGTATCAAAATGAAATGGGCAGCGAGCCAGCCAACCCGTGGGAAGTGGTAAGTCACCAACACAGAAACATTtctcttcttcttatataatacagacgttctTTCAAAAAAAGATTATGATTACGTACAAGGcgtcatgtatattaaccaatgacttaaattctgccaagtcactggttttcctggctagctcaggcaacccattccatgctctaattgcaTAGGAAGggagcatttatacaaatttgtcctagcatatggtacgagatatgtgcctctatctttgtaatttattaaattttgtttttatgtttgaagattatggttcagtgttttatgtataattgctactttacttttaagtcttctattctgaaggctttctaaatttagtgaatattcgtttgtatgaatctcactgctctattttgtgtctgttccagtttcttaatgttttcttgagttgaggggtcccaaacttaggatgcatattctattattggcctaaccaaggttaaataacattttagttttatatttttatttgatttatagaaatttcttttaataaaccctaatgctttgtttgattttttgatagtttcatcaatatggggattccatgacagtttttcatttattataacactgtggtattttgcgtttttagtctgtgttactggtttaccatgaataagataaagtGGAATTaagttgttttagtttttttgttactcttaataactggaAAGACAATGCTCCAATtttattcccatttctgtaattcatctaattctctttgtaaatttctttatcttgtgttgtttttattgttctatatgtTATGCAAAAGTCTGCatataatctgacttttgttcctgaactaatgcagttTGGTAAAtcaagtaaattaaaaatagtaatggacctaagactgttccttgaggtacacctgagtttactgttattggtgttgattaaGAGCAGTTTGTTCTCTCAGATAATCTTTAATTCACTGATGCAATAGACCATctatgccaaaatattttaattttttaaacaaactatggtggtgaactttgtcaaaagccttggaaccTTTGAAaggaataaaaacattttcttttatccaATTGGTTATTAAAATATCGTGTGGAATCAAATCTTTTCATCTTCCGGGACATCACGTGTGGCTAAAGAGACAAAATCATTTGATGTCTGAAAAGCACAAAGTTTGATGTCTGATAAGCACACAGACTTGAAGTCGATAAGCATGCAGACTTGATGTGTGATAAGTACATAAACTTGATGTTTGATAAGTGCGCACACTTGATGTCTGATAAGCACATACACTTGATGTCTGATAAGCACACAGACTTGATGTCTCTGATAAGCACACAGACTTGATGTCTCTGATAAGCACACAGACTTGATGTCTCTGATAAGCACACAGACTTGATGTCTCTGATCTGATAAGCACACAGACTTGATGTCTCTGATAAGCACACAGACTTGACAAGCACCAATGTTTGATCATGAAACTTCTACCCTACTTCTTGTACTAGCTCTTCCATTCAATtcctagttttatttttaatgtattttctgtttgttttcttCTCAGTACTGTCATCTAGCTCTTCGCATGTGCTTCAGAAATGAATACAATGATGCCACCTGTAATTGTAAAGTTGGAAAACTATTTCAAGTGCTCTTCAGAGTCACGCTCTTGAATGTAGACAATATGAGAAACCAAAAACTGCGTCTGCGTTGGACTCATGACAGTTGGATTCATAATGAAAGACAATTTTTTGATGATTTGCTAGTTAGTAACATTTATCAGTGGTAACGCTCTCTATAGACCTGGTTTTATTTACATAGCTAGTACATAAGAATAGAAATGTGCAAATCATGTCACTACAGATCACATTAGTTTGTAGGAAGGAAGTCTGACTACATTATATCTTATCAGTCTAGCAATGCTCTAATTCATCAACCTAATGGTGACTAGATTTTGTACCTCGTGTTGTATTCTGTGAATTGAAtgttgaaataaactttttttttttacattttctgtttattttgtCTTATGAAACTGTCATTCCTgacttaataaaatacaaaaacaaaaaagaatgttttcaaTGAACTGTTCCAATTTTTTGATGATTTGCTAGTTAGTAACATTTATCAGTGGTAACGCTCTCTATAGACCTGGTTTTATTTACATAGCTAGTACATAAGAATAGAAATGTGCAAATCATGTCACTACAGATCACATTAGTTTGTAGGAAGGAAGTCTGACTACATTATATCTTATCAGTCTAGCAATGCTCTAATTCATCAACCTAATGGTGACTAGATTTTGTACCTCGTGTTGTATTCTGTGAATTGAAtgttgaaataaactttttttttttacattttctgtttattttgtCTTATGAAACTGTCATTCCTgacttaataaaatacaaaaacaaaaaagaatgttttcaaTGAACTGTTCCACTTGGTCCAGATGTTTACTTCTTTCAATGAGATGTAACAACAACTGTACAGACTGGATTCCAACTGAACTCAAACTAATGCTAGGTCACTAACAATCAAAGTCTAGTGGAGCTCCAACAGTTCTGTAGCCACACCATTTACTCTGCACTCTCTTTATGGTGGTCTATTCTGAGTTGGAATCAACATTAGGAACTGAGGAAAAGGAACGAATTATAGATTTTAGAACAAAGACTT from Biomphalaria glabrata chromosome 9, xgBioGlab47.1, whole genome shotgun sequence encodes the following:
- the LOC129928322 gene encoding uncharacterized protein LOC129928322 isoform X3, with product MHTLKAICSLYFISSVSTMKLSLTIDSYEPKCLKCVFTDKVTVSASLTFNDTIKDFPDNIFVELYQNEMGSEPANPWEVYCHLALRMCFRNEYNDATCNCKVGKLFQVLFRVTLLNVDNMRNQKLRLRWTHDSWIHNERQFFDDLLVSNIYQW
- the LOC129928322 gene encoding uncharacterized protein LOC129928322 isoform X1 → MLYDAALYTVCTQTTTGNQIDFILIDQKMHTLKAICSLYFISSVSTMKLSLTIDSYEPKCLKCVFTDKVTVSASLTFNDTIKDFPDNIFVELYQNEMGSEPANPWEVYCHLALRMCFRNEYNDATCNCKVGKLFQVLFRVTLLNVDNMRNQKLRLRWTHDSWIHNERQFFDDLLVSNIYQW
- the LOC129928322 gene encoding uncharacterized protein LOC129928322 isoform X2 produces the protein MLYDAALYTVCTQTTTGNQIDFILSTMKLSLTIDSYEPKCLKCVFTDKVTVSASLTFNDTIKDFPDNIFVELYQNEMGSEPANPWEVYCHLALRMCFRNEYNDATCNCKVGKLFQVLFRVTLLNVDNMRNQKLRLRWTHDSWIHNERQFFDDLLVSNIYQW